In Streptomyces sp. NBC_01551, one DNA window encodes the following:
- a CDS encoding helix-turn-helix domain-containing protein, translating to MAETLKKGSRVTGAARDKLAADLKKKYDSGASIRALAEETGRSYGFVHRMLSESGVVLRGRGGATRGKKAASL from the coding sequence GTGGCCGAGACTCTGAAGAAGGGCAGCCGGGTAACCGGCGCCGCGCGCGACAAGCTCGCGGCAGACCTGAAGAAGAAGTACGACTCCGGTGCGAGTATCCGGGCGCTGGCCGAAGAGACCGGCCGGTCCTATGGATTCGTCCACCGGATGCTCAGCGAGTCCGGAGTCGTGTTGCGCGGCCGCGGTGGCGCGACGCGCGGCAAGAAGGCGGCTTCGCTCTGA
- a CDS encoding ABC-F family ATP-binding cassette domain-containing protein, with translation MITATGIELRAGARVLIESASFRVAKGDRIGLVGRNGAGKTTLTKCLAGEGMPAAGSITRSGEVGYLPQDPRTGDLDVLARDRILSARGLDVLIKKMRANEERIATGAGATREKALRQYERQETEFLTKGGYAAESEAATISAALSLPDRVLGQPLHTLSGGQRRRVELARILFSDADTLLLDEPTNHLDADSIVWLRDYLKNYRGGFIVISHDVDLVETVVNKVFYLDANRAQIDVYNMGWKLYQQQREADEKRRKRERQNAEKKAAALNSQADKMRAKATKTVAAQNMAKRADRLLAGLDAVRVSDKVAKLRFPDPAPCGKTPLTAEGLSKSYGSLEIFTDVDLAIDKGSRVVILGLNGAGKTTLLRLLSGTEKPDTGSVVPGHGLKLGYYAQEHETLDPERTVLENMRSSAPDLDLVAVRKTLGSFLFSGDDVDKPAGVLSGGEKTRLALATLVVSSANVLLLDEPTNNLDPASREEILGALRTYKGAVILVTHDEGAVEALEPERIILLPDGVEDLWGPDYRDLVALA, from the coding sequence GTGATCACCGCCACCGGCATCGAGCTGCGCGCCGGCGCCCGCGTCCTCATCGAGTCCGCCTCCTTCCGCGTCGCCAAGGGCGACCGCATCGGCCTGGTCGGCCGCAACGGAGCGGGCAAGACCACGCTCACCAAGTGCCTCGCGGGCGAGGGCATGCCCGCCGCCGGCTCCATCACCCGTTCGGGCGAGGTCGGCTACCTGCCGCAGGACCCGCGCACCGGTGACCTCGACGTGCTCGCCCGCGACCGGATCCTCTCCGCGCGCGGGCTCGACGTACTGATCAAGAAGATGCGCGCCAACGAGGAGCGCATCGCCACCGGCGCCGGCGCCACCCGCGAGAAGGCGCTGCGGCAGTACGAGCGCCAGGAGACCGAGTTCCTCACCAAGGGCGGGTACGCCGCCGAGTCCGAGGCCGCGACCATCTCGGCCGCCCTCAGCCTCCCCGACCGGGTGCTCGGCCAGCCGCTGCACACCCTCTCCGGTGGTCAGCGCCGCCGTGTCGAGCTCGCCCGGATCCTGTTCTCGGACGCCGACACCCTGCTCCTCGACGAGCCGACCAACCACCTCGACGCCGACTCGATCGTGTGGCTGCGCGACTACCTCAAGAACTACCGCGGCGGCTTCATCGTGATCTCCCACGACGTCGACCTCGTCGAGACCGTCGTGAACAAGGTGTTCTACCTGGACGCCAACCGCGCCCAGATCGACGTCTACAACATGGGCTGGAAGCTCTACCAGCAGCAGCGCGAGGCCGACGAGAAGCGCCGCAAGCGCGAGCGCCAGAACGCCGAGAAGAAGGCCGCGGCCCTGAACTCGCAGGCCGACAAGATGCGCGCCAAGGCCACCAAGACGGTCGCCGCGCAGAACATGGCCAAGCGCGCCGACCGGCTGCTCGCCGGCCTGGACGCCGTCCGCGTCTCCGACAAGGTCGCCAAGCTGCGCTTCCCGGACCCGGCGCCCTGCGGGAAGACCCCGCTGACCGCCGAGGGCCTCTCCAAGTCCTACGGCTCGCTGGAGATCTTCACCGACGTCGACCTGGCCATCGACAAGGGCTCCCGCGTCGTCATCCTCGGCCTCAACGGCGCCGGCAAGACCACGCTGCTGCGCCTGCTGTCGGGCACCGAGAAGCCGGACACCGGCTCGGTCGTCCCCGGCCACGGCCTCAAGCTCGGCTACTACGCCCAGGAGCACGAGACGCTGGACCCGGAGCGCACGGTCCTGGAGAACATGCGCTCCTCCGCGCCCGACCTGGACCTGGTCGCCGTACGCAAGACGCTGGGCTCCTTCCTGTTCTCCGGCGACGACGTCGACAAGCCGGCGGGCGTGCTGTCCGGCGGTGAGAAGACCCGGCTGGCCCTGGCCACGCTGGTCGTCTCCTCGGCGAACGTGCTGCTGCTCGACGAGCCCACCAACAACCTCGACCCCGCCAGCCGCGAGGAGATCCTGGGCGCGCTGCGCACGTACAAGGGCGCCGTCATCCTCGTCACGCACGACGAGGGTGCGGTGGAGGCGCTGGAGCCGGAGCGGATCATCCTGCTCCCGGACGGCGTGGAGGACCTGTGGGGCCCGGACTACCGGGACCTGGTGGCCCTCGCCTGA